The genomic interval AACGGAAgtacaaacaaaacactttatttaaagaaaaacaaacacaaaaccaggAGCAGACCAAAAACACGAAGTAACATTATCAACAGACAATAGGAGTGAGCAttgttgtaattgttaaaaaaaaaaatgtagcaaaaGTAATACAGAAATGCAACTTGTAACAAGCTCCctaaaataattatgtattcAAGCCTTTATTTTCATGATGAGTGATTTTTGGTAAGAACAGGAAAATGGCAAATAAGTGTCTCAAAGCTGGCAAATTCTATGAGCTGAGTGACTGTTTCATGTGACACAGTAAGACCCAGAAGTGAAACGCACCCGTAGCCAAATCACATGTAAATGTACTTAGCTTTTTCTAAAGCccatattaacaaaatgaagaCTTTGGGGAATCCACACTCTGGTCCCATGAAGCCAAGTGAGTAATTGTGGATCTAAAAGCATCCAGGGCAGCAGTACAGTGAGAACTCACAGAAGTGAAGTTCTCATAGAAGGATCTATGAGTCTAAGTGAAAGTGTGggggagttgtgctttatcaatggTTATGACAGATTCACAGATGTAATACACAATTTTGAAACAGAAGATGCTACCATCATCTCATTTTCTGCATTGTTAACTTTTTCAACATGCCTTGGGAAGTTATTCTGGTACAACTCCACCAAACCAGCAAGGTGCATGAAGGTGCCAGCAACACTTGTGGACAgagaaataaaagaataaaaataaaaatcagccaTTTTTTATGCCAGAACATTTCGGCACACATGCCTTTATCAGgactaaacaacaaaatatgcatAAGCTCCattcaaatacaaacaaacagcaaGTTTGAATTTGCAGTCAACCAAAAAGGGATCAAGACATGTCAGACTGACACTATACAGACTATTTTCTTCCAAGGTAAACATCCTGCAGTAGACAAGCATTTCACCTTGTCTTAATACTGAGCATCCGTGGGGGATTTTGTTTAGACAAGTTGGCCAAAACTCAGCTTGGAGGTCATTCAAACAGGATAGACACGACAGCAGGCATGATAAAGGACATATTATATAAACGCATGTTGAATTTAATCAAGGGTACACTCATTTTTGAGACCCTTAAATTAAGCAAAATTGcctaatttaaatgaaaatgaagacatatttttctcctttaattatgttttatgtattaaacATCTTCCACAAACTGTAACATTGAtaatttgaagagttcagatgcaaaagcctctaaatccatctgacatttttctttaaaattagcatttctttctggctactttgtgtaggtttttatgtaagtactggtacttctgattgggctgaggctggaatttagtgagttttaagtaaaagtatttgatgggcGTATagtatgtgtcaggagcattcactcagtatcattatctcatttttgactgagatggattttagctggttttgcatctgaactcttcatttagaCACAGAAATGTCTTTATATTCAGatggtgtactcatttatgctgttcTGTAATCTCACACGTTAAAAATCAAGAGTTATATATGTTTACATTAGCAagtgaataataaatataaaacaatgtagtaatgtatgtaaaaatgtaaactatgcattgttcattgttagttcatgttagataatgcattaattaaagttaataaaCGAGACCTTATTGTACAGTGTTATCAAATAATCGTTAAAAACTCTAGGTCTAAAATGAAACTAGGTTAGTTACTGTAAAACTAGAATGTTAAAAATTGTCCCATGGAGGATAGCCCACTGCCTCGTGTTTTTAGAAAGATAGCAAgaagacaaaatgtttttttttttcttttattacagtaaagttaaaaacaaaacatgaaatacaAAGGTGCTTAAAGATTCAAAGTCTTTCTACACACTAtacattacaaacacacacacttatttcATAACTTTACTCAaattaagaaagaaaacagtttaatttacAGTTCCTGCATTTGTTGAAAAATCAATCACTGCAACAGAATTTAAAAACGAagttataactttttatttgagAGTTGCCACTCAGGTGAAGCGTTAGTGACCAGTGATGCAATGACAGCAGTGcaaacacaattacaaaaaactttatgtgaaataaatttttttgcattaatgctattaatatttgctgtgttttcaattgaattcaaatgtatttgtataacgCTTACTTAATAAGCAAGAATATTGTTACTAAGATGCTTTACAGAGAAATATTACCATAAACCCCTCAGTTAGTAAAACCAAAATTGACAGTAGTGAGGATAAACTTCTTACAAAGatacaaaacaatttttacagaaatatatttagatattatttaatatttctgaacATTATGGCTGtcattttgttaaatttgtaaaatagtCTTGAATAATGATTTATGATTTCTAACCAGACTTAAGAAAGCAGAGCAAAAGtgaaatagtaataatattgcaTGGTTATTGTTGTATAAGCTGGTTACAGTTATATATCACTGACATACAGTATTTAACAAATTTCACATTATCTTTGACAGCCATAAATCATACTAATATCGACAACATTTTGCAAAATCTTTCCTTAAATTTTCAGAAAACCTCCAAAAAGTTCTTTTTCACATTGATGTAGTAATTATCTGACAGGTATTAGTGTACATGATTTATAAACCACTTTtgattgtaaatgtaaaaagaagTTAACTGATTAAGCATTAAGTACTGTGATCTTATAGTCATTATTGCCCCACATACTACAGAACGCTGAAACAGATTCCATTTTCTGTATGCCTTCACTTTTGTTTTAGTCAAATGGCGACTGTGCTGACCTCAGTAGGAAAATCAGGGCTTATAGTTTCAGTTTCATCTCTTGATAGTAGAAGCTTCAGTGCTCTGAactagaaaaatacaaaaaagaattTCAGTCATATAACTGAACTTCCAAGctataacaaataaacaaacggTTAACTATTAAGTAGTTTTGAACCATGTGTAGCATTGTTTTGATCTGTGCCTAAGCGCAAATATGAACTATGGGGCCTACCTGTTTCACCATTTTCCACATCATCTTCAGCAGTATTTCCCTGTTCATAAcctatttaaaaacaacattcatATATTACTTGATAAGAACTTTCAAGTGTATTAGTGCAGTCTGTACAGCTGTATTTGTTCCAGTCATGAGGGTTGCACAAGCTACAGCACTTTGAGTGCTGGTTCCAAGCCCAGGAAAAATTTACTCAAATCCTGTGCCAAAAAAAACTATGGAGACGATCCAAAGCATTCCTTCATGTGAGCAGCCATAAGAAAGTGAGAGTGGTAGtaagagagatagagagagagaatgagttagtgcatattagaatgagtgAGACTCTGTACTTTCCCACCAATACGCTTTTAGATATATCTACACAGATTGTAATTCAGATTAAACATCTGGCTGGAAAAGAATGAAAGTGAAACAAATGATCCTCATGGAGAAACTATTCCAATGTGCAACTAACAGGCCATGCTGAGACAGAAACAAAAACGATGTTTAACCAAACACCATTgttaagaaagaaaaacaaaatcacagaTTTAACATACTTAGAATAGGATGGGCAGAAGGTCGTCTACCATCTGTGAATAAATTCAGTGGAAAGTTATATGATATCACAACTGCCTGTCAAACCTATACTGTTAAATAACGTTTAAGTAAAGAACTATAGAAAGGTGAAAACACCACTTCATAAAACCTAGTTGCAGTTCAACTCAAATAAAGAATATCTTACGAAAGTTATGTTatgtctaaatacatttagcaGATCATGATAAGGAAGTAAGTCTATGCTGTCTTTCAGTAACACAAGACTTCCTTGATACAAGATATGCTGAGACCTATTCTTTCTAAATTTAACCATTGCTACACTTCCCCCTTTGGCTGCCAAATAAGTAAAAAGCCTGTGTTTCACAGAAATCCCTCCTGCAGACATAGTCACTGAAATGTGTGggtaatataaaataagagTAAACAGTGGTTCATTCGTTTACCTTAGAATGAATGTCAAAGGTATACtcactatatttttttttcctgaaaagcAACAGAGCAAACAGCAGGCCGACAATAAGCGATCCGATGACCATCACACCAGCAACAATGTTTGTTGTATTAGATCCAGAAGAATCACTTTGTTCGCCACCTGCAGAAACAATATACAATTCACACCAGCACAGATTCTCCACGACAgtgttgtaaaaatatataatattataatataatataatataatatgataaatataataatggtGCTACTCTCAACCCTGAGTTAACATAATTAAAAGCAATCCTTTTCTGCAGATGATCTTTTTTGCACAACTTGCTAGCTATGTAAAATAAGCACTCGTATAATAAAGATGATAAGAAAAACTTAATTACTTCTAGCAGATTGAATCTGCAGTGTGCTTTTTCCATCTTCTACATATTTGCTGTTAAAGACGATGCATGTAAATGGTGCAAAGGCGAAGTTGATAGTCTTGAATGTCAGTTTGCTAGACAAAGCCACAGATTTTACACTGTTGCTGTCTTTGTTGGTTTTTATCATCTCTGAATTCATGGTCCAGTTGGTTCCAGAACCGTCAAACCAGTGGATGAAGCCTGCTGGGTAGCCATCAGTAGCATTGCAGTAAAGGTCGACAGGTCCTCCTTCTGTTACTTTTTCAGGCCATGTACTTGTGATGGGATCTTTATACTTGGCTTTATAGGCAGtgttaaaaaagaaagtattaTGTACTTTCAAaacaatatatgtatatatacttatattataCAACTAGAAAGTGATTAAATCTCACCTGTGATACTGATGCTAAGTTGGACCTCTTTTGCACCTCTGTCTGTTACAACACGGTATAGATATTTGCCCTCATCTGAAAACATAGTTTCAGAGATTTGCAGCGATGGACccattttttggtttttaagaCTAAAGCGTTGATTTCCTGAAGTTTCACCCTTGTACATTTGAAAAGTTGTGTCCTCCtccatgtctttttttaaaacaactgcaACTATGTTAATTTCTTGGATATTTTTGAAATTGCAGCTGATAACTGTGGTCTGACCAGCAATTGCAACTATAGATGATGGGCAGTTCAATGTCCAAAAATCTATTAAACACAGaagtaaaaaaacataaaaattacattgaGGTATTTTagcagaagaaaaacaaatgccATACAGTTTACATATTCGTAATTAAGAAACTTAATCTTTACGGACATCAGTGTGGGGAAAAGTTTCTTTTAACTTTATAAGTtctgcattacaatattgcagtattccataaaaaagtaactaattgtgttacttgGTTACTGTACtctttatggaaagtaatgcattatgttaatTTTGCTTTAGATTTTGTCACTTGGACTGGGCTTGCTTATTGGTcttttaataacaatatatatatatatatatatatatatatatatatatatatatatatatatatatatatatttgccaaCTGTAAAGGTCCTTTAaaaccaaaagtgaaattaaaaagcATCAGGCTAAAGGAAATGCCTCAGCCTCTATACTTTAATCTTTCAACAATGGAACAGGACAGGTGTTAGTGAATACATAGAAAAACTGGCAATGCTtatttgaaaaatttaaaacactGATACAAAATTAATGTGAAAATAATGATACTGTGTTCACATTTCTCAATCGCTCAAGTTCCTTTTAGCACTGAAAACAGCAAATGCAATTCATCTGTATTTTAAAGCATGTAGCACtaaaaaacaggaaatacaATTAATCTTTATATTAAAGACTGTACCTCCACTGGGCGTCACAGCTGtgatgaagaaagaaaatacagcaaaaaccaTAATAATCAATGAAGCCATGCTGACTctgaaaggaaaagaaaaaaacaatgaaaagagTTTATCTCTGTAAATAAGTATTGTAATCATTTTAAGATGGGTTTTCTAAAGCAAaactatttcaattattttttaataaaatactggCGCCATTTCCCCCAACACAAAATATACATAGTAtgctataaataaaactaaataagtaATTTTGATGGAAAAGTTACATGTTGTGGCTGTCAATGTTTATTCATATGtttaaagttcaaaagtttgttcaTTTAAACAGTTATAACCAGTACTGATTGGCAAAAGTAATTGATTGcagtttcaaaaatatattctaaCTGCTAAGAGTGATTTCAGAGAGAAAAACTGCAACATCACaatagtttttataaattataagcaatggtttttaaaatacattttatttaatactacataatacatttatagTCATTTTAGAGATataaattttgttgttgttgttttatctatATCCTCAACAGAACTAGTCATTCTCCATTAACTAGTCTCCTCTCGACTTCCTTCTGTAAGTCTTGGCCATATGCTTTGTATTTTCCTAACACATTGTATGTTGTAACATATTGTAACATCCCAAAACCAAAAGTTGAACACAAAGCTGCCTTGATTATcctgtttgtcattttttgcgGTCTCTTAACTGATAAAAGTTTTGATCCCCCTGtactaataaaagaaaaatgtgtttgcCTCCAGAGGTGGTGAACGATTTATTGCTTTAATGACTAGTTGTTCCAGCATGCGCACGCGCACAAACGTTTTATATACGTGAATATTTCCGTGTTTGAAATGTATCGACACAAACTATTCCAAATGTGATAAGcgcaaatacaaataaacattagAGAGAGATGCATTTGCCATTAATGTTCCCAAATCTTAATGCTGTCGTCGTTTAGTTATTCAAAGCggtatttgtttatattaggTTATGTTAAACCGTTGCTTATATAGAGTTCACGCTAACGAATATTTAAATAGAACTGAATCGGATTTAGACCAAACAGTAGAGAAAACTTACCGCGTAAATGCTCTTCACATGGACAAAGAGAGGAATACAACCGAGCAAAGCGTGAAGGACACACTGTGTCGAGCTAAGCTGCTTTCACTTTCTATATGACTGTTTTTAGCCACACCCAAATAACGATAAGAATATTATTCTACATACAACTCTTTACTCCTTTTTcaattcttttttaataaaatactggCGCCATTTCCCCCAAAACAAAGTATGCtatgaataaaactaaataagtaATATTGATGGAAAAGTTACATGTTATGGCTGTCAATGTTT from Labeo rohita strain BAU-BD-2019 chromosome 6, IGBB_LRoh.1.0, whole genome shotgun sequence carries:
- the zgc:174863 gene encoding CD276 antigen homolog isoform X2, with translation MASLIIMVFAVFSFFITAVTPSGDFWTLNCPSSIVAIAGQTTVISCNFKNIQEINIVAVVLKKDMEEDTTFQMYKGETSGNQRFSLKNQKMGPSLQISETMFSDEGKYLYRVVTDRGAKEVQLSISITAKYKDPITSTWPEKVTEGGPVDLYCNATDGYPAGFIHWFDGSGTNWTMNSEMIKTNKDSNSVKSVALSSKLTFKTINFAFAPFTCIVFNSKYVEDGKSTLQIQSARSGEQSDSSGSNTTNIVAGVMVIGSLIVGLLFALLLFRKKKYSYEQGNTAEDDVENGETVQSTEASTIKR
- the zgc:174863 gene encoding CD276 antigen isoform X1 gives rise to the protein MASLIIMVFAVFSFFITAVTPSGDFWTLNCPSSIVAIAGQTTVISCNFKNIQEINIVAVVLKKDMEEDTTFQMYKGETSGNQRFSLKNQKMGPSLQISETMFSDEGKYLYRVVTDRGAKEVQLSISITAKYKDPITSTWPEKVTEGGPVDLYCNATDGYPAGFIHWFDGSGTNWTMNSEMIKTNKDSNSVKSVALSSKLTFKTINFAFAPFTCIVFNSKYVEDGKSTLQIQSARSGEQSDSSGSNTTNIVAGVMVIGSLIVGLLFALLLFRKKKYNGRRPSAHPILSYEQGNTAEDDVENGETVQSTEASTIKR